In Gossypium hirsutum isolate 1008001.06 chromosome A10, Gossypium_hirsutum_v2.1, whole genome shotgun sequence, the DNA window gttaacaaacctggttatagataagtgatgacgttatcttatataaatgcatgaatctatcatgaaaatatgttgaattgaaaaaaaaaaaattaattcgtaaactccggtaatgcctcgtaccctattccggcaatgaatacgggtaggggtattacacttCTTATTTCTATAGGATCTATGGCTGCGAGTATAAACTCTTGGGGAAAATGGATTTCGTTGCAATAagagttagattacattttacttattttattaaaaaatagataaattaattccTATACActagattaaagaaaaaattgatctttttgttaaaaattttattaatttgtactgttaaaaattaaCATAGTTGATAGAATAACTAAATAGTGACATGTGATGTGCCATGTGTACATCATGTTGacatatagggattaatttgtaatggaaggattaatttactctttgatataatatacaaggactaatttgcccatttccCAAGTGGGGGTAAAATACACTTAATACATAAACCTCCATGATCCTTTTACCACTTATGAGTTAAATCACCATTTGGAACTTAAATCTAACAATTATTTTTACATTGGGGCctaaactttgtttttatcaaagttaggccttaaatttaacaattattctCACATTAAGCCTAATCTAGACAACTGTTCCACATTGAGGCTTGAAACCTTTTTTCTTATCCAAGTTAGCTGTTAAACTTAACATTTGTTCCCATATTAAGGCCTGAACTtgcaattattttcatattagggcttaaattttaaaattttcaagaaaatataaaagactaacttagataaaaaaaatttgaattctaatgtgagaacaattgtcaagttcagagcttaacttaaaaaaaaaactcaaacccCAATGTGAAATAGTTACCAAGTTTAGACAAAAAaggatttaaatatttaaatattaaaaaatcgaTTCAATCCAATTTTTACCCGATTCAAGTAGGCTAGGCCTTACCGGTTCTCATATCAACCCGTCCAATACCCTTTTTCAAAATGATACCTCGATTTTCAGTCCAACCAACCTTGAACTACCTTACACATAATCTGGGAGATAGTCTACTCTTGGCAGGCCCAACTTAATTGGCAAGGTTTTCTCAGTCAAATGGGATATCCCGACGAGGTTTAACCAAGCAATGTTAAGAGCATAAAACACCTCAGCCAAAGTCATCATCGATATTATCAAGAGATAAAAGCATCGCATATATAAAAATGTGTATATTATTGATCTTTATTGAGTAGGAAGCAGCAAAATACTGCCCACAAAGATTACTATTCTAGTTTGTGGATCTCATCACCATGGTAGCGAACTTTGTAATACAGTCCTCCACCATTCAAAGAATGAGGGTTGAGGCTGCTATTGGGGTTAGTATATCCCCTAAAGTAGAGGGGTACCCCAGTAGCAAAGGAGGcctctatttatatatatattacacctATGAATGCATATATGTAAGTGTGTAGGAAGGGGAGACGGAAAATAAACCATCTCTATGCCTGCACCCTCATGTGTATCTTTCCTGAGCTAGAACTTCTAGTCGTCTGCACAAAATTCGCGGTCCATAAAGCATTTTTGTCTTCGCCGCATCGTTCGTGTACTTCCATGATCCTCTCCACTGATCTACAAATCCCACTGCACTTCCAGTCAAACGAAGCAACGCAGATATTACCGGCTTGTGCTTTCCATTCACAATctgcaaaaacataaaaaaaaaaaaaaggttcagtTGAGGCCATGCTTATCCCCGAAAAGGAAATCTTCCATACGCCGTCCTTCCATAGAAACGGGGCATATATATACGAGTTACCTGGTGGAGTACCACAGCAGAGTCTCCTATCATCGACATGCTCAACGTCTAAACCGATAAACCAAGATCCCAATGAAACATCTTCATTAGCATATTTATGCAGTACATCCCTGAGATAAAAGTAAACAAGATTTGAACATGTACAAACTCGATGTTCTAGAGCTCGAAGTATCAACTGATCGAACATAACATTGAAAACGAGAGAAAATAGAAGTAGGAACTGACTGATTTATCAAAATGTAAGTGGCCAAATCCTTAGATATAGCATACAATTGTCCTGTAGCATGTCGGAAATATTTGTTTCCAACCTCACCGAATTTCCAGTACTCGGGTTCATGGTATTTCACTCCCCTATTAAATAAAGAACGTATGTATAAGAAAAGCTGAATATTACCAATATCGTAACATAAGCTAATTTAGAAGAAAGCACAGTAATTTCTGCTTACTTTCGAGCAAGACCGGGGCCAGACTTCATGCAACCAATATAAACTCGAGGTTTCTTTCTATGTTCAGCTAAAGTCATACCAAGTGTTGCTGCATCGTATTTAGAGCATATAAACTCGATAAGGAGTAAGACATAAACTCGATAAGGAGTAAGACGAGGCATATTCACAAAGGAATTACGAGAGGCAGCTTGTTTTACCTAGATTTACATGAACATCATCATCGACTTTGACGTAAAATTCTGCATCCCACAAGGAAACTGCTGTGGCAAAATATGTTTTCGTCTTGGCCGACAACTCCAAATAGCCCTCGACGTGTTGCTGTTTAAGGACAAACAGAAGTAAAAGCTTGTTACATATTCTCATATGTACCATTTCACACTTGTAACGACTAATAACAAGTATTTACCAATCTCAAAAAGTCACCATGCATACTTTCCTCAGCTTCGATGGCTTTATCGAGAATGCCACCTGACGTAGAACTGACGAAAAGACCATccagaaattttagtttttatgaaAAGTTGCCAGAAGAATCGGAAAGTGAAAATTACCTGTGACCTATAACGAATCGTATGATGATGCCTCTCTCTTCCTCCAATTGTTTTAGCTTCTCACCTGGgacatatattttaacatttatcttACACGAGGAAAACCAtagaaaaaatagaatttaagaggataaaagtaccatggaggcccaaGAATTAGGAATGagattgcattttgctccctttagtaaaaaatgagcaaattagtccttgtacattagattaaagagcaaacaggtcctttttgttaaaaatttcatccatttctattgttaaaaaatgGCATGGCTGATAAAATAACCAAACAGTTACACGTGGCATGCCACCTGTACCTTTTTCTAAGGTACAATGaccaatatttttaataataaaaatggatgaGGTTTTTAACAGGAGGACTATTTTACTCATTAATCTAATGTACAagaactaatttgctcattttgtAAGTAGAAAGGGCAAAATGTAATCCAACTTTTAGTACAAAGGCATTCATCTGACTTTTACCAATTTAAGGTCCATTAAAATAAAGACTTCTATGAAACAATTACAGCACCTTGAGGCATCCAAGTTGCACGAACAGAATCTCTCCGCTTACGACTACTAAAAGCCGTATTAATTCCTATAACCATGAGATATTTTCTTCTCGAAGTCAATTCAACATTCTTCAAGTCCTCGGATATTATAGTATCTTTCATAACTGTCTCACGTTCTGCCCTAGCAGCCATTAATTTAATCTCCAAATCTGAAATTGCTTTATCCACTGTCCTATATTACATGTACACCAACATGGTACGCGGTTAAGGCCACATTAGATTACAATAATAGCTTGAAACCAGATTAAAAAGAACACCAGCTTGGCTTACTCAATAGAATGTTGAGACCCTGAAATGCCTCTAGAGCTATTGTCTTCATTCTTTAGAACCTTCTAAGTTTAAGAAAAAAGATCCAATATATTACAAAACAAAAGTTGGCAGTAAAATTTGGGTAAAAGTATCTTAGAGGCCCCTTTACTAGAAGTTAGATTACATTTTCCCCCCTCAActcaaaaaataggcaaattagtctctgtatgttaaattgattttttttgttaaaaatttcattcatttgtacCGTTAAAACTGCCATGCTATGCTACATGTACCTCATGCTGATGTATATGGAGCAgcttttaacaatagaaatggttgtaatttttaatagaaggatCAGTTTGCTTTTTTATCTAATGTACGGggattaatttgcccatttttttagtagaaaggGTAATATGCAATCTGAGTACTAGTACAAAAGCCTCCATAATACCTTTATCGTAAATTTTGCCACTATACTCAAAAGAATGACAACAAGAAGGATCATCAAAGCTCaatcaaatagaagaagagatgGAACAAATAGTACTCACAATTTTCATATCACAGTCCACATGTTGCTCATCCCCAGTTCTAGATGTCTTCTTTACAATGCTTTTGGCATCAGGCACCATCCACATCCTGATTTTAGTATACctcataattaaaattatttgcatATAAAGTAAGCCATGGAAGACACTAAACATTTACAAAAGAAGCACAGgacaaaaaaaaaggttaaattctgctattagtccctgtactttgcaaagttgtggatttagttctTGCacttttaatttgatcaattttagtccctcTAAACAAAGTAGTTAAATCTGTTTGGTAAAATTCAATTCTAGCACTGTACTATACAGTTATAGACCTAGTCCATGTTCTCCAATTGGATCAATCTAGGTCTTTATACTTTTCGAATCTCAAAATTTCAGTCTTTGACacaaatgataataatatttttgccacatcaaaatttgaaaataatataacttaatgaatttaaccgATATCTTAATAAATACaagactaaaaatgaccaaattgaagtacagggactaaatccataactttcctaaagtacaaggactaataacAAAGTTTTAACCCAACAATACCATATGGTGTAAAATACTAATATTTTAGAAGAATTAGGACTTTCCCAAAGCACCATTCAAAGCTCTGCttgcaatttaaaagaaaagCTTCAGCTAAAATATTGAAGTACAAGGACTAAAGACTGAAGGAACTGAAATTTGAAATACCCCATGTTGAGATCTACCATTATTCTAATACTCACTCatactaaattaacaaaaaaaaagaggaaattaAAAACTGTTAATTGAGGATTAAGGCCAAAAAATTACCTGTTGGTGAAGAACATTCCTGCAAAGAAGCTAGCAAAACAAAGCAAAATAGCTAATTTCTTTGGTAAAACATGCTTTGAAGCATACTCTCCTCTATTCTTCACATACATCTTTGGTCAAACCAAGTctcaaaaatgtgaaatttatagaAAAAGATGAGAAATTTGGAAGTAAAAAAGAAAACCCAGAAATAGATTTAGAAATGACAAGACATTAATAGTTTAaaggtttggtttttttttttaattacaactTCTGTTGTTGTTTCTCTCTATCTCTCCTACCTCAAAGAGACAAAGGGGAAGAGAAAACAACTGGTGAAAATAGACATAATAGCTGCCCTCTTAATACTTTTTAAATTACAACAAAACCGTCCACTACAAACAAAACGTACTTcatttataaatgtatttttttaatgtttagtaACCTCACTCACTTCAATGGAgtaaaacttcattttttttttcgaattttaagttaattatttaatttttttccagtGAGCTCGAATAGGTAAATTAAGTTTTGAGTTCAagtcaaattaaatttaacaatttaaataatttaaataactcaTAATAGATTAGTGTAAATACATTTATGgtccttgtcaattttgaaatttagtaatTTGATCTCTTTCTCtcaacaaatattaaaaaaatcaaaataaatttaaaatatctataaaaatttaaaaaatctagaaaattctaataaatatttaaagaaaatttaaaataataattttagaacctaaataaataaataaattattcaagtttagcatactaaagtattttatttttattttgttattttgcttCGAAAGAGTTTTATATGATTTCTAACTTTTATGCTCTAACAtgttaattatattataacaagattttaatttgacatctttaaaattttaatttctctcAATTCGATTTCGATTTGATttgactcgaatttcatttcactcaacttaatttgaaaaaaaaaaatcaaattaacttaatataataaaatgagacttgtcaactcaaaattttttcattcaattcgaCTCGATTTGATCGAACGCTCATCCCTACacataattatgtttttttttaaatatcgatGAGATTATTgtattaagagtctaattgtattttatttcttttatttaaaaatgtaaataaattagttcttatgtgttagattaaagagcaaagtGACCATtccattaaaaattatatctatttAGACTATTAAAAAATAGTTCTTATATGTCAATATGAGGTACATGTGACACTCCACGTGTAACTATCTGGTTATTTTGCCAGCTccaccagtttttaatagtagatttagattaaatttagttaaaatatgACATAAGTCTTTGTActctttgaaattttgaaatttagtccatgtacttttattttatttgtagaaATATGACATAAATTAGTTCAACTGTTAAACAATATCACAACTATTTTGTTGAGTTCAGGTTAATTATAACGTCATCTTTTTAGTTACATCACTATCAAGTgagtctcttttttttaaaaaattattttgttatttatagaaaccatatttcaaatttataaagaGTACATAAGCTCATGATATTTTAATCgtgtaaaatttaataaaaatgactagtttattttttaatataatggaCTTATTATTTAATAAGGAAAAAACAAAATTCAATCTCATCTTCATAATACTTTTACACGTTTATTTTCCTTTTGTGACATTCATATCTATTTTGACAAAGGaaaccaaaatattttggtttttggccCAAGACCTGAATGTGGACTTAGTTCCCTATTGGGTATATAGTTGACTTAAGTAACTAAGGAATTATTGGTTTTAACTTTGCAGAAAATATATTGCATCTTTtccattaatatttttttggctaaattaattaaatatgtgaaaaaaaagttaattaataaaataagttgatttttatttttgaaatttaagaaaatatgttgtttttagaagaaaagtgtaaaaatgtatcAAATTGGGCGCTACACACTTGATAGGAAAATATGTCCAGCTAGA includes these proteins:
- the LOC107924926 gene encoding probable beta-1,3-galactosyltransferase 1 isoform X2, coding for MYVKNRGEYASKHVLPKKLAILLCFASFFAGMFFTNRMWMVPDAKSIVKKTSRTGDEQHVDCDMKIVLKNEDNSSRGISGSQHSIETVDKAISDLEIKLMAARAERETVMKDTIISEDLKNVELTSRRKYLMVIGINTAFSSRKRRDSVRATWMPQGEKLKQLEEERGIIIRFVIGHSSTSGGILDKAIEAEESMHGDFLRLQHVEGYLELSAKTKTYFATAVSLWDAEFYVKVDDDVHVNLATLGMTLAEHRKKPRVYIGCMKSGPGLARKGVKYHEPEYWKFGEVGNKYFRHATGQLYAISKDLATYILINQDVLHKYANEDVSLGSWFIGLDVEHVDDRRLCCGTPPDCEWKAQAGNICVASFDWKCSGICRSVERIMEVHERCGEDKNALWTANFVQTTRSSSSGKIHMRVQA
- the LOC107924926 gene encoding probable beta-1,3-galactosyltransferase 2 isoform X3: MKTIALEAFQGLNILLMDKAISDLEIKLMAARAERETVMKDTIISEDLKNVELTSRRKYLMVIGINTAFSSRKRRDSVRATWMPQGEKLKQLEEERGIIIRFVIGHSSTSGGILDKAIEAEESMHGDFLRLQHVEGYLELSAKTKTYFATAVSLWDAEFYVKVDDDVHVNLATLGMTLAEHRKKPRVYIGCMKSGPGLARKGVKYHEPEYWKFGEVGNKYFRHATGQLYAISKDLATYILINQDVLHKYANEDVSLGSWFIGLDVEHVDDRRLCCGTPPDCEWKAQAGNICVASFDWKCSGICRSVERIMEVHERCGEDKNALWTANFVQTTRSSSSGKIHMRVQA
- the LOC107924926 gene encoding probable beta-1,3-galactosyltransferase 1 isoform X1; protein product: MYVKNRGEYASKHVLPKKLAILLCFASFFAGMFFTNRMWMVPDAKSIVKKTSRTGDEQHVDCDMKIKVLKNEDNSSRGISGSQHSIETVDKAISDLEIKLMAARAERETVMKDTIISEDLKNVELTSRRKYLMVIGINTAFSSRKRRDSVRATWMPQGEKLKQLEEERGIIIRFVIGHSSTSGGILDKAIEAEESMHGDFLRLQHVEGYLELSAKTKTYFATAVSLWDAEFYVKVDDDVHVNLATLGMTLAEHRKKPRVYIGCMKSGPGLARKGVKYHEPEYWKFGEVGNKYFRHATGQLYAISKDLATYILINQDVLHKYANEDVSLGSWFIGLDVEHVDDRRLCCGTPPDCEWKAQAGNICVASFDWKCSGICRSVERIMEVHERCGEDKNALWTANFVQTTRSSSSGKIHMRVQA